Below is a window of Congzhengia minquanensis DNA.
CACCTGCTCACGCTCCTCTTTTTCCTGCAGGTGAATTGCCTTAGCGCCAATGACGCCGGAAATCAGTCTGCGTCCAATGCGCACCTTTTTCGACACCAGCACCCTGGTATCGATGCCGCCAACGCACTTAAACTTGATAAACCCGTCGTCGGTAATGCGGGAACAAATCAGCCCCACTTCGTCCATGTGGGCGCAGACCATCAATCTTTTCGGATTTTCATCTGTTCCCTTTTTCAAACAAATGAGGTTTCCAATGCTGTCGGTAACCAGTTCGTCGCACAAGTTTTGCATCTTGTCGGCGATAAATGCCCGAACCTGTCCCTCGTCGCCGGACACGCCGGGAAGGCCAGTCAGTTCTTTTAAATACATGATGAAAAATCCTCCCCGTTTAAATGAATCAGCGTTTCCGCCAAAAGGTCGCCTGTGGCAGTAACATCGTCGAAGCTCAGCGTTTCCACTGTGGTGTGCATATACCGCAGCGGAATGGAAAGTAAAAGCGTGGCAATGCCCGTTCGCGCCACCTGAACAGCCCAGGCGTCGGTGCCTGTGTTGCCGCCGTCGACGTCTAAGCTGAATTGAATACCCTTTTCCTCCGCCGCACGTTTTGCAATTTCCGCCATTTTTGGGTGAATGTTCGGTCCCAGGCTTAAAACTGTTCCGCTGCCCGGAGCAAACACGCTCTCTGCCCCGCTGTTCGGCGTGTTGCCGTGGCACACGTCTACAACCAGCGCAGCGCTGGGGAAAATGCTGTGCGCACCCATTTTAGCCCCCCGAAGGCCCACTTCCTCCTGCACTGCACACAGCACAGCCAGGTGGAACGGAAGCTTATGACCCTTTAGCCGTTCTAGGCAAATGAGCAGGGACACGACGCCCGCCCGGTCGTCTAAATATTTGCCGGAAAAGCCTTTGCCACAGGGCAGGGACACGGCTTCGGTTTTAAAATATACCATGTCGCCCACCGAAACGATTTGTTTCACTTCCTCCGCACTCATTCCCACGTCAATTGCCATGTCCGAAATTTTGGGTGCTTTTTTTGCGTCCTCCTGCGACTGCAAGTGGGGCGGTTTTGCACCGATAACACCGAACA
It encodes the following:
- a CDS encoding M42 family peptidase, coding for MIEILKQLSDAGGISGFEFVLAPKVEELLRPYCDEVTRDQCGNVIGWVHCGETDAPTVMIESHMDGIGLMVKNITDRGFLTFVPIGGIDPRILPASEVVVCGKKELFGVIGAKPPHLQSQEDAKKAPKISDMAIDVGMSAEEVKQIVSVGDMVYFKTEAVSLPCGKGFSGKYLDDRAGVVSLLICLERLKGHKLPFHLAVLCAVQEEVGLRGAKMGAHSIFPSAALVVDVCHGNTPNSGAESVFAPGSGTVLSLGPNIHPKMAEIAKRAAEEKGIQFSLDVDGGNTGTDAWAVQVARTGIATLLLSIPLRYMHTTVETLSFDDVTATGDLLAETLIHLNGEDFSSCI